AAAAGTACCGCGGGAGCGGAGTGAAATAGTACCTGAAACCGTGTGCCTACAAGCCGTGGGAGCGTCGGATGCAAGCTTGCTTGTATCTCGTGACTGCGTGCCTTTTGAAGAATGAGCCTGCGAGTTTGCGGTGTGTTGCGAGGTTAACCCGTGTGGGGAAGCCGTAGCGAAAGCGAGTCCGAACAGGGCGATTCAGTAGCGCGCTCAAGACCCGAAGCGGAGTGATCTAGCCATGGGCAGGTTGAAGCGGAGGTAAGACTTCGTGGAGGACCGAACCCACCAGGGTTGAAAACCTGGGGGATGACCTGTGGTTAGGGGTGAAAGGCCAATCAAACTCCGTGATAGCTGGTTCTCCCCGAAATGCATTTAGGTGCAGCGTCGTGTGTTTCTTGCCGGAGGTAGAGCACTGGATAGGCGATGGGCCCTACCGGGTTACTGACCTTAGCCAAACTCCGAATGCCGGTAAGTGAGAGCGCGGCAGTGAGACTGTGGGGGATAAGCTCCATGGTCGAGAGGGAAACAGCCCAGAGCATCGACTAAGGCCCCTAAGCGTACGCTAAGTGGGAAAGGATGTGGAGTCGCAGAGACAACCAGGAGGTTGGCTTAGAAGCAGCCACCCTTGAAAGAGTGCGTAATAGCTCACTGGTCAAGTGATTCCGCGCCGACAATGTAGCGGGGCTCAAGCGTACCGCCGAAGTCGTGTCATTCATACATGAGGTCCAACGACCGTATGGATGGGTAGGGGAGCGTCGTGTGCCGGGTGAAGCAGCCGCGGAAGCGAGTTGTGGACGGTTCACGAGTGAGAATGCAGGCATGAGTAGCGATACACACGTGAGAAACGTGTGCGCCGATTGACTAAGGGTTCCTGGGTCAAGCTGATCTGCCCAGGGTAAGTCGGGACCTAAGGCGAGGCCGACAGGCGTAGTCGATGGACAACCGGTTGATATTCCGGTACCCGCTTTGAAACGCCCAATATCGAACCAGGCGATGCTAAGTCCGTGAAGCCGCCCTGGAGCCTTCGGGCAAAGGGGAGTGGTGGAGCCGACGGACCAGACCTGTAGTAGGTAAGCGATGGGGTGACGCAGGAAGGTAGTCCAGCCCGGGCGGTGGTTGTCCCGGGGTAAGGGTGTAGGCCGTGTGATAGGCAAATCCGTCACACATTGAGGCTGAGACCTGATGCCGAGCCGATTGTGGTGAAGTGGATGATCCTATGCTGTCGAGAAAAGCCTCTAGCGAGTTTCATGGCGGCCCGTACCCTAAACCGACTCAGGTGGTCAGGTAGAGAATACCGAGGCGTTCGGGTGAACTATGGTTAAGGAACTCGGCAAAATGCCCCCGTAACTTCGGGAGAAGGGGGGCCATCACTGGTGAGAGCACGTGCTGCTCGAGCTGGGGGTGGCCGCAGAGACCAGCGAGAAGCGACTGTTTACTAAAAACACAGGTCCGTGCGAAGCCGTAAGGCGATGTATACGGACTGACGCCTGCCCGGTGCTGGAACGTTAAGGGGACCGGTTAGCTCCATTTCGGTGGGGCGAAGCTGAGAACTTAAGCGCCAGTAAACGGCGGTGGTAACTATAACCATCCTAAGGTAGCGAAATTCCTTGTCGGGTAAGTTCCGACCTGCACGAATGGCGTAACGACTTCTCGACTGTCTCAACCATAGGCCCGGTGAAATTGCACTACGAGTAAAGATGCTCGTTTCGCGCAGCAGGACGGAAAGACCCCGGGACCTTTACTACAGTTTGATATTGGTGTTCGGTTCGGCTTGTGTAGGATAGGTGGGAGACTGTGAAGCTTGGACGCCAGTTCAGGTGGAGTCGCCGTTGAAATACCACTCTGGTCGTGCTGGATGTCTAACCTGGGTCCGTGATCCGGATCAGGGACAGTGTCTGATGGGTAGTTTAACTGGGGCGGTTGCCTCCTAAAGGGTAACGGAGGCGCCCAAAGGTTCCCTCAGCCTGGTTGGCAATCAGGTGTTGAGTGTAAGTGCACAAGGGAGCTTGACTGTGAGACCGACGGGTCGAGCAGGGACGAAAGTCGGGACTAGTGATCCGGCGGTGGCTTGTGGAAGCGCCGTCGCTCAACGGATAAAAGGTACCCCGGGGATAACAGGCTGATCTTCCCCAAGAGTCCATATCGACGGGATGGTTTGGCACCTCGATGTCGGCTCGTCGCATCCTGGGGCTGGAGTCGGTCCCAAGGGTTGGGCTGTTCGCCCATTAAAGCGGTACGCGAGCTGGGTTTAGAACGTCGTGAGACAGTTCGGTCCCTATCCGCTGTGCGCGTAGGAATATTGAGAAGGGCTGTCCCTAGTACGAGAGGACCGGGACGGACGAACCTCTGGTGTGCCAGTTGTCCTGCCAAGGGCATGGCTGGTTGGCTACGTTCGGGAGGGATAACCGCTGAAAGCATCTAAGCGGGAAGCCTGCTTCGAGATGAGTATTCCCACCTCCTTGAGAGGGTAAGGCTCCCAGTAGACGACTGGGTTGATAGGCCGGATATGGAAGCCCAGTAATGGGTGGAGTTGACCGGTACTAATAGGCCGAGGGCTTGTCCTCAGTTGCTCGCGTCCACTGTGTTAGTTCTGAAGTAACGAACTCCCAATCTGCCGGTTGGTTGTAGGTCGATATCTTCATAGTGTTTCGGTGGTCATAGCGTTAGGGAAACGCCCGGTTACATTTCGAACCCGGAAGCTAAGCCTTTCAGCGCCGATGGTACTGCAGGGGGGACCCTGTGGGAGAGTAGGACACCGCCGAACAATTTGTTGGGGAGGCCCCGCACCGTATGGTGCGGGGCTTTCCGTATTTCCGGGCTCCTTTTTTCCGCGCGACAGCCGGCCGAACCGGGAAGACGGGCGAGACGCTGCGCGCAGCAGCACCGCCGGCCCCCTCCCGGGTGCCGCGCTCGGCGCGGTGTGCACGGCCCTCGTGCCGGCGGCCGATTAGGCGTTCGGCTCTTCCGCGGGTTATAGTCTTCCTGTCGCCGCGGGGGAAACTCCAAAAAGGTGACAGGCCCCTATAGCTCAGTCGGTAGAGCGTCTCCATGGTAAGGAGAAGGTCAACGGTTCGATTCCGTTTGGGGGCTCAGAACGGAAAAGCCCCCCGCCTCACGGCGGGGGGCTTTTCCCATGTTCGGGACCGTCTCACTGCTGCAGCGGCTCCGGGACCCGCATCGTCAGGATGGCCATGTCATCCGACGCCGGCTCCGCCGCGAACCGCTCCACCGCCCGCAGCACCCGCGCCGCCACCGCGCCGGCCGTCAGACCCGTACAGGTCCGCAACACGTCCGCCAGGCCGTCGTCACCCAGCATCCGCGTCCCCTCGCGGCGCTCCGTCACACCGTCCGTGACGCACAGCAGGACGTCGCCCGGCTGCAGCGTCACCGTCTCCTCGAACAGCTCCAGGTCCTCCATGACGCCCAGCAGCGGCTGCGGCTCCGCCGCGGGCTCCACCGTGCCGTCCTGGCGCAGGCGCAGCGGCAGCGGATGTCCCGCGCACACCACCTTCAGCACCGCGCTGCCGTCCTCCTGCGGCCACAGCTCGCCGTACAGGAGGGTGAGGAAACGGCTCCGGGCACCCTCGTCGAGGATGGCCGCGTTCAGCCGCTCCAGCACCGCCGGGCCGTCGAAGCCCTCCCGGGCCAGCAGCCGCAGCGCGTGGCGGGCCAGCCCCGTCACCGCCGCCGCCTCAGGGCCCGTGCCGCACACGTCGCCGATGGCGAAGCCGTACGCCTTGTCGCGGATGGGGAACAGGTCGTAGAAGTCGCCGCCCACCTCGTTGCCCTCGCCGGCCGCCCGGTAGATCACGTCGACCTCGACGCCCGGGATCTGCGGCAGGCCCGGCGGGAGCAGGCTCCGCTGGAGCGACTGGCTGATCGCCGTGCGCTCGCTGTACAGGCGGGCGTTGTCCAGGGCCAGGGCCGCACGGCGGGAGAGGTCCTCCGCCAGCTCCAGGATCTCCTGGCGGAAGTGGTCGTCGGACGGCTTGCCCAGCGTCAGCATGCCGATCACGCGGTTGCGCGCCACCAGCGGCAGCACCACCGTCTCCCCGCCCACCACGGCCGCCGTCGCCAGCGTCGTACCGATCCCCGACGACACCGGCGGAGCCGCCCGGTCCAGCTGCCGGCGCGACATGTGCAGGGCCGCCCGCTGCGCCGCCTCCGCCGGGGCGTTCCACACGCGGGCGCCCGGCGCCGGCACAGGGTCCGGCGGGGCGATGCCCGACAGCAGCTCCTTCAGACCGTCGATGCGCTCCTCGTCCTCGTGCAGCACGTACGACAGGTAGGGGTCCGACGACTGGTCGGCGATCGTGTACACCGCGCACCACGTCGCCAGCGTCGGCACCGTCATCTGCGCCATCAACGCCAGCGTCTGGTCCCGGTCCAGCGTGCCCGCCAGCAGGTCCGACGCCTCCACCAGGAAGCTCAGCGAACCCCGACGCAGGCGCTCCAGCTCCCCGAGCCGGGCCGACTCCACCGCCAGGGCGATCCGATCCGCGGCGAACTGCAGCCGCAGCGCCTCCTCGTTCGAGTAGCGCGCCGACGCCTCGGCCGCCACGCCGAGGGAGCCCGTCAGCCGGCCCTCCACCTTCAGCGGGACCGTCACCACCGACCGCATGCCCGTGCCGTTCAGCAGCGGCACCGCGCCCGGCACCGCCAGCAGGTCCTCGTGGACCGCCGGCATCCGGGCCGAGGCGTACCGGCTCGTCCCCGCCTCCACCGGTACCCGCGCGAACCGCTGCCGCGCCGAGGGCAGGCCCGTCGTGGCCCGCACCTCCAGCTCCGTCTCGTCGTCCGTCGCCAGCAGCAGGAACGCCGCGTCACCGTCCAGCATGTCCCGGGCCCGCTCCACCGTGCGCTGGAGGAGACCGTCCAGGTCGTCCGGGGCGGGAGAACCGATGAACACCTCGAACGGGTCCGCCGTCCGCTCGCCCGACGACTCGCCGCCCGGCGTGCGCGCCGGCGTCTGCAGGACCGCCCGCTCGTACTCCCGGACCAGCAGGCACACCGTCGACGGCTCCCCGTGGGTGTCACGCACCCGCAGGTGGGAGGCGTACACGGGGACGACCCGGCCGTCGGTGCCGCGGATGCCGTAACTGCCCTCCCAGCGCGACAGCCGCAGTGCCTCGGCCAGACCCGTGCCCGTCCCCGGCGTCTGCGGCCAAGCGGCGACGTCGCCCAGCTGCTTGCCGACGACCTGGTCCGCCGGGTATCCGAACAGGAGCGCCGCGTCGTCGTTCCACGACGTGACCACCCCCGCGCTGTCGACCTGGAGGACCGCCACGCGGACCCGCTCGTCGGCGACCGGCAGCAGCTCCTCCGGGAGCGCCGGGCCCGCGTGCCGGGTGCCGACCGGCCGGTCGGGCAGGTCCAGCTGGAACCAGACCCGCTTCCGGGTGGAGGAGTACTCGACGCCCCAGCGGCTGGACAGGGCCGCGCACAGCAGCAGGCCGCGGCCGTTCTCCCGGTCCAGGGCCGCCACCGGCTCCGCGGAGCCCTGCAGGGGCACCTCGCGCTCCGGATAACGGTCGGCGACCTCCACCCGGACGCCGTGCTCCGTGCGCAGGCACAGCACGTCCGCCGCCGTGCCCGCGTGGATCACGGCGTTGGTGACGAGTTCGCTGGTCAGGACGACGGCGTCATCGACGACGTCGGAGTACCCCCAGCCTTGCAGGGTGTCCCGGACGAAGGCCCGGGCGGTCGCGACCGACCGCCCCACAGGTTCGAAACTGGCAGCCGCCCGCGCGGTGATCACAGAACTCCTCGTTCGCGTCTCGACGCCCGGCTCCGCCATGGTCGGCCTGCCCCTCCCGGTACCCGGTGGTCGTACTGCGCCTCACCGACCCCGCCGGGCGGACCGGGGCGGTTGGACAGCCGCATGCCAGGTTACTTACCTTCGCAGTCCGGGCGGGCGGTGGTCGCCGCTGTTTCCGTCCCCAGAGGACGGGGACGTTATGCGGAGCAGCCGAACCGTTATGGGCTGGTCGCCTCGCGGTGAAACACTGGGAAGGCTTCCAGCGGCAGCCGGCGCACGCGCGCCGCGGCCGCAGCGATGCCCGAGCATGAGCCCGGGAGTACGGCAACCCCCTCGGGAGGGACACGGTGGAGTCTGGCGTGGCGACGCGGGCCGGTGGCACGCGCGCGAAGGGCGGACGTTCCCGGAGCAGCGGAACCGTCGAAGTGGACGCCGTGGCCCTGGAACGGCTGCTCGGCGCCCTCACGGCCATGCGGGACGGCAACTTCCGCAAGCGGCTGACCGTGACCGGCGAGGGGACGATGGCGGACATCGCCGCCGTCTTCAACGAGGTCGCCGACCGCAAACTGCACCTCACGGGCGAGCTCGCCCGGGTGCGCAGGGTCGTCGGGCGTGAGGGCAGGCTGTCCGAGCGGCTCGACGTGGGGGCCAGCGAGGGCGCCTGGGCCACCGCGATCGAGGCCGCGAACGCGCTGGTGGACGACCTGACGCGGCCCGTGTCGGAAGTGGGGCGCGTGCTGTCCGCGGTCGCGGACGGCGACCTCCAGCAGCGGATGGAGCTGCGCTCCGAGGGGCCCGACGGGGCGGGGCGGCCGCTGCGCGGCGAGTTCCTGAAGGTGGCCCGTACCGTCAACAACCTCGTCGACCAGCTGTCGTCCTTCACCGACGAGGTGACGCGGGTCGCCCTGGAGGTCGGTACGGAGGGCAAGCTCGGCGGCCAGGCGCAGGTGCGCGGGGTGTCCGGTTCGTGGAAGGACCTCACGGACTCGGTCAACACCATGGCGTACCGGCTGACCGCCCAGGTGCGGGACATCGCCCTCGTCACCACGGCGGTCGCCAAGGGCGACCTGTCGCGCAAGGTCACCGTGCACGTCGCCGGCGAGATGCTGGAGCTGAAGAACACCGTCAACACGATGGTGGACCAGCTGTCGTCGTTCTCCTCCGAGGTGACCCGCGTCGCCCGCGAGGTCGGTACCGAGGGCGAGCTCGGCGGGCAGGCGGAGGTGCCCGGCGTCGCGGGCGTGTGGAAGGACCTCACCGACTCCGTCAACACGATGGCGGGCAATCTGACCTCCCAGGTGCGGGGCATCGCGGAGGTCACGACGGCCGTCGCGAACGGTGACCTGTCGCAGAAGGTCACCGTCAGCGCGCGCGGTGAGGTCGCGCAGCTCGCCGACACCATCAACCAGATGACCGAGACCCTGCGTACCTTCGCCGACGAGGTGACGCGGGTCGCGCGCGAGGTGGGTGTCGAGGGGCTGCTGGGCGGCCAGGCGCAGGTACCGGGCGCGGCCGGTACGTGGAAGGACCTGACGGACTCGGTCAACACGGCGTTCCGGAACCTGACGGGTCAGGTGCGGGACATCGCGCAGGTGACGACGGCGGTCGCCAACGGCGACCTGTCGCAGAAGGTCACGGTGGACGTGGCCGGCGAGATGCTGGAGCTCAAGAACACCGTCAACACCATGGTCGACCAGCTCTCCGCGTTCGGTTCCGAGGTGACGCGGGTGGCGCGCGAGGTCGGCGTCGAGGGGCGGCTCGGCGGCCAGGCCGGGGTGCCCGGCGCGGCCGGTACGTGGAAGGACCTGACGGACTCGGTCAACACGGCGTTCCGGAACCTGACGGGTCAGGTGCGGGACATCGCGCAGGTGACGACGGCGGTCGCCAACGGCGACCTGTCGCAGAAGGTCACGGTGGACGTGGCCGGCGAGATGCTGGAGCTCAAGAACACCGTCAACACGATGGTGGCGCAGCTGTCGTCCTTCGCCGACCAGGTGACGCGGATGGCGCGGGACGTGGGCACCGAGGGCCGGCTGGGCGGTCAGGCACGGGTCGACGGGGTGTCCGGCACCTGGAAGGAACTGACGGACTCCGTCAACTTCATGGCCGGGAACCTCACCTCGCAGGTGCGGCAGATCGCCCAGGTCACGACGGCCGTGGCGCGCGGTGACCTGTCGCAGAAGATCGACGTGGACGCCCGCGGGGAGATCCTGGAGCTGAAGAACACCATCAACACGATGGTCGACCAGCTCTCGGCCTTCGCCGAGCAGGTGACCCGGGTGGCCCGCGAGGTGGGCACGGAGGGGCGGCTCGGCGGTCAGGCGCAGGTCCCGGGTGTCGCCGGGGTGTGGCGCGACCTGACGGACTCCGTGAACGGCATGGCCGGGAACCTCACCGCGCAGGTCCGCAACATCGCGCAGGTGGCCACGGCCGTCGCCCGCGGCGACCTGTCGCAGAAGATCGACGTGGACGCCCGCGGGGAGATCCAGGAGCTGAAGAACACCCTCAACACGATGGTGGACCAGCTGTCGAACTTCGCCGAGCAGGTCACGCGCGTCGCCCGCGAGGTGGGTACCGAGGGCATCCTCGGCGGCCAGGCGGAGGTGCAGGGTGTCTCCGGCACCTGGAAGGACCTGACGCAGTCGGTCAACTTCATGGCGAGCAACCTGACCTCGCAGGTGCGGCAGATCGCGCAGGTGACGACGGCCGTCGCCAGGGGCGACCTGTCGAAGAAGATCACGGTCGACGCGCGGGGCGAGATCCTCGACCTCGTCACCACGGTCAACACGATGGTGGACCAGCTGTCGAACTTCGCCGACGAGGTGACGAGGGTGGCCCGCGAGGTGGGCACCGAGGGCATCCTGGGCGGTCAGGCCCGGGTCCGGGGCGTCACCGGCATCTGGAAGGACCTCAGCGACAACGTCAACGTGATGGCCAACAACCTCACCTCGCAGGTGCGGAACATCTCGCGGGTGTCGTCGGCGGTCGCCAACGGCGACCTGACGAAGAAGGTGACCGTCGAGGCGCGCGGCGAGGTCGCCGAGCTGGCCGACACGGTCAACACCATGGTGACGACGCTGTCGTCGTTCGCCGACGAGGTGACCCGGGTCGCCCGAGAGGTGGGCACCGAGGGCGAGCTGGGCGGTCAGGCGCGGGTGCCCGGTGTCTCCGGCACCTGGAAGGACCTCACCGAGTCGGTGAACTCGATGGCCTCGAACCTGACGGGGCAGGTACGGCAGATCGCCGCTGTCACCACCGCCATCGCCAAGGGCGACCTCACCAAGAAGATCGACATCGACGCGCGCGGTGAGATCCAGGAGCTGAAGAACACCATCAACACGATGGTCGACCAGCTGTCGTCCTTCGCCGAGGAGGTCACCCGGGTCGCCCGAGAAGTGGGCACCGAGGGCATCCTCGGCGGCCAGGCCCGCGTCCGCGACGTCGACGGCACCTGGCGGGACCTGACCGAGTCGGTGAACGAGATGGCCGGCAACCTCACCCGGCAGGTGCGCGCCATCGCGGCCGTCGCCACCGCGGTGACCTGGAGCGGAAGCTGACCGGGCTCCGCCGGGCGCTGGACGCCCTGGAGCCCGGCGCACCCGGCGGGGGCCTCCCCGGCTGAGGCCCCGAGCCCTCCGCCCGAGTCCGCCCGGGGCCTCCGCCCGGGTCCACTACCTGAGTCCGCCCCGGATCCGCGCCCGGTTTCTTCGCCTGAGTCCGCCCGGATGCTGCACCCGCGTCCACCCGGGTCCTGCGCCCGGGCTACTCCGCCCGCGCCCGCCCGCGCTGTCCGCCCGGATGCTCCGCCCGCGTCCACCCGAGGCCTCCGCCCGGGTCCTGCGCCCGCGCCCACCCGGGATCTGCGCCCGGGTCCTGCGCCCGCGTCCACCCGGGACCTGCGCCCCTCCGGCCGACCCTCGCCGCCGGGCCCGACGGCGAGGGGCAGTGGCCGCCCGGGTGCGTGGCCTTGAGGTCGCGTCAGCACCACGCCCTCATCAGGGCGACACGAACGGGTGAAGCGGGTGGACGCGTGTTCCTCGACGCCCACACCGGTAACCTCACCCCCATGGCCTCACGTACGTCCGGCAAGGGTTCCCAGGGCACGGCGGGCACCGCGAAGCCGCGCGCCGGCCGTACGACGGGCGCCGCGCAGAAGGCGGTGCCCGGCAAGCCGCCCGCCAGGAAGACCGCCGCCGCCAAGCAGCCCGCGCGCAAGGGTGCCGCGAAGAAGGCCCCGGCCAGGAAGGCCGCCGCGAAGAGGGCGACGGCCAGGACGGCGCCCAAGGCCGCGCCGTCCCCCACCGGAGGCGTCTACCGCCTCGTGCGCGCCCTCTGGCTCGGCCTCGCCCACGCCGTCGGCGCCGCGTTCCGGGGCATAGGGCGGGGCGCGAAGGGCCTCGACCCGGCCCACCGCAAGGACGGACTCGCCCTGCTGCTGCTCGGCCTCGCGCTGATCGTCGCGGCCGGTACCTGGGCCGGTCTGCACGGTCCGGTGGGCGACCTCGTCGACATGCTCGTCACCGGCGCGTTCGGCCGGCTCGACCTGCTCGTACCGCTGCTCATCGGGACCATGGCGGTCCGGCTGATCCTGCACCCGGAGCGACCCGAGGCGAACGGCCGCATCGTCATCGGCCTCTCCGCCCTCGTCGTCGGCGTCCTCGGCCAGGTCCACATCGCCTGTGGCTCGCCCGGCCGCGGCGCGGGCGCCCAGGCCCTCCAGGACGCGGGCGGCCTCATCGGCTGGGCCGCGTCCAAGCCGCTCGTCTTCATGATGAGCGAGGTCCTCGCCGTCCCTCTCCTCGTGCTCCTCACCGTCTTCGGGCTGCTCGTCGTCACGGCGACGCCCGTCAACGCCATCCCGCGCCGGCTCCGGGCGCTCGGCGAACGGCTGGGCGTCATCGAGCCCTACCAGGACTGGGGCGAGGACGACGAGCGGTACGACGAGCAGTGGCGCGAGGCCCTGCCGGGCGGCGCCCCGCGCCGCCGCGCCGCCGGCCCGCGCGGAGCCGCCGGCCTCGGCCCCGACCTCGCCGAGGAGGAGGCGCTCGCCCGGCGCGGAAGGTCGCGGGGCCGCAGGGCGCCCGCCGCCCGGGCCGGCCTCGACCGGCCGCGGGACGCCGTCGACCTCGCGGCGGCCGCCGCCGCGGACCTCGACGGCGCCGTCCTGAACGGCATGCCGCCCTCGTCCCTCGTCGCCGACCTGACCCGGGACGTCACCAGCGACCCCGCCCGCACCGGACACGACACCGGCGGCACCGGCGGACGCGGACGCGGCCGGAACCGCGACGCCGCGGCCACGCCCGCGGCCGTACCCGCGACGCGCGGGGACGGCGACGCCCCCGACGACACCGGGCTCGTACCGGACCTCACCAAGCCCGCACCCGCGCGCGAGGTGTCCGAGGCGCTGCCCGCCCGGGCGGAGCAGCTCCGGCTCGCCGGGGACGTCACGTACGCCCTTCCCCCGCTCGACCTATTGGAGCGCGGCGGCCCCGGCAAGACCCGCAGCGCGGCCAACGACGCCATCGTCGCGTCCCTGCGGACGGTCTTCTCCGAGTTCAAGGTCGACGCGGACGTCACCGGCTTCACCCGCGGCCCGACGGTCACCCGCTACGAGGTGGAGCTCGGCCCCGCCGTGAAGGTCGAGCGGATCACGGCGCTGACCAAGAACATCGCGTACGCCGTGGCCAGCCCCGACGTGCGGATCATCTCGCCGATCCCCGGCAAGTCCGCCGTCGGCATCGAGATCCCGAACACCGACCGCGAGATGGTCAACCTCGGTGACGTGCTGCGGCTCGCGGACGCCGCCGAGGACGACCACCCGATGCTGGTCGCGCTCGGCAAGGACGTCGAGGGCGGCTACGTCATGGCGAACCTGGCGAAGATGCCGCACGTCCTGGTCGCCGGCGCCACCGGCTCCGGCAAGTCGTCCTGCATCAACTGCCTGATCACCTCGGTGATGATAAGGGCCACCCCCGAGGACGTACGGATGGTGCTCGTCGACCCCAAGCGGGTCGAGCTCACCGCGTACGAGGGCATCCCGCACCTGATCACGCCGATCATCACCAA
This portion of the Streptomyces changanensis genome encodes:
- a CDS encoding DNA translocase FtsK encodes the protein MASRTSGKGSQGTAGTAKPRAGRTTGAAQKAVPGKPPARKTAAAKQPARKGAAKKAPARKAAAKRATARTAPKAAPSPTGGVYRLVRALWLGLAHAVGAAFRGIGRGAKGLDPAHRKDGLALLLLGLALIVAAGTWAGLHGPVGDLVDMLVTGAFGRLDLLVPLLIGTMAVRLILHPERPEANGRIVIGLSALVVGVLGQVHIACGSPGRGAGAQALQDAGGLIGWAASKPLVFMMSEVLAVPLLVLLTVFGLLVVTATPVNAIPRRLRALGERLGVIEPYQDWGEDDERYDEQWREALPGGAPRRRAAGPRGAAGLGPDLAEEEALARRGRSRGRRAPAARAGLDRPRDAVDLAAAAAADLDGAVLNGMPPSSLVADLTRDVTSDPARTGHDTGGTGGRGRGRNRDAAATPAAVPATRGDGDAPDDTGLVPDLTKPAPAREVSEALPARAEQLRLAGDVTYALPPLDLLERGGPGKTRSAANDAIVASLRTVFSEFKVDADVTGFTRGPTVTRYEVELGPAVKVERITALTKNIAYAVASPDVRIISPIPGKSAVGIEIPNTDREMVNLGDVLRLADAAEDDHPMLVALGKDVEGGYVMANLAKMPHVLVAGATGSGKSSCINCLITSVMIRATPEDVRMVLVDPKRVELTAYEGIPHLITPIITNPKRAAEALQWVVREMDLRYDDLAAFGYRHIDDFNAAVRSGKLTTPPGSERELQPYPYLLVIVDELADLMMVAPRDVEDAIVRITQLARAAGIHLVLATQRPSVDVVTGLIKANVPSRLAFATSSLADSRVILDQPGAEKLIGKGDGLFLPMGANKPVRLQGAFVTEDEVAAVVRHCKDQMAPVFRDDVTTGTKQKKEIDEEIGDDLDLLCQAAELVVSTQFGSTSMLQRKLRVGFAKAGRLMDLMESRNIVGPSEGSKARDVLVKPDDLDGVLASIRGETDS
- a CDS encoding SpoIIE family protein phosphatase, encoding MAEPGVETRTRSSVITARAAASFEPVGRSVATARAFVRDTLQGWGYSDVVDDAVVLTSELVTNAVIHAGTAADVLCLRTEHGVRVEVADRYPEREVPLQGSAEPVAALDRENGRGLLLCAALSSRWGVEYSSTRKRVWFQLDLPDRPVGTRHAGPALPEELLPVADERVRVAVLQVDSAGVVTSWNDDAALLFGYPADQVVGKQLGDVAAWPQTPGTGTGLAEALRLSRWEGSYGIRGTDGRVVPVYASHLRVRDTHGEPSTVCLLVREYERAVLQTPARTPGGESSGERTADPFEVFIGSPAPDDLDGLLQRTVERARDMLDGDAAFLLLATDDETELEVRATTGLPSARQRFARVPVEAGTSRYASARMPAVHEDLLAVPGAVPLLNGTGMRSVVTVPLKVEGRLTGSLGVAAEASARYSNEEALRLQFAADRIALAVESARLGELERLRRGSLSFLVEASDLLAGTLDRDQTLALMAQMTVPTLATWCAVYTIADQSSDPYLSYVLHEDEERIDGLKELLSGIAPPDPVPAPGARVWNAPAEAAQRAALHMSRRQLDRAAPPVSSGIGTTLATAAVVGGETVVLPLVARNRVIGMLTLGKPSDDHFRQEILELAEDLSRRAALALDNARLYSERTAISQSLQRSLLPPGLPQIPGVEVDVIYRAAGEGNEVGGDFYDLFPIRDKAYGFAIGDVCGTGPEAAAVTGLARHALRLLAREGFDGPAVLERLNAAILDEGARSRFLTLLYGELWPQEDGSAVLKVVCAGHPLPLRLRQDGTVEPAAEPQPLLGVMEDLELFEETVTLQPGDVLLCVTDGVTERREGTRMLGDDGLADVLRTCTGLTAGAVAARVLRAVERFAAEPASDDMAILTMRVPEPLQQ